The Thermococcus thermotolerans genome contains a region encoding:
- a CDS encoding CBS domain-containing protein — MRVKTLMTPDPVVIELPATREYALSLFKKHKVRSFPVINKNTKALAGIISIKRVLLHPDEEQLAMLIRREVPTVKPNDDLKKAVRAMLEMDYRRVVIVDEGKRVLGILTVGDIVRRYLAKNEKLKNVTIEKYYQKNVGLVWQGTPLKAALKALLLCNAMAIPVIDDEGNLVGMVDETDLLKDSEVVRVMKQTALAASSEEDWILESNPTLLFEKAELQLPKKPVSEIMNRELVVATPHMSVYDVAQKMVQYHIEQLPVIRGEGELVGIIRDMDIIKVILNK, encoded by the coding sequence ATGCGCGTGAAGACTTTGATGACCCCTGATCCGGTCGTGATAGAGCTTCCGGCGACGAGGGAGTATGCCCTCAGCCTCTTTAAAAAGCATAAAGTAAGGTCATTTCCTGTTATCAACAAAAACACCAAAGCTCTCGCAGGGATTATAAGTATAAAACGTGTCCTCCTCCACCCCGACGAGGAGCAGCTCGCCATGCTCATAAGGAGGGAAGTGCCCACCGTCAAACCCAACGATGACCTCAAAAAAGCTGTTCGGGCAATGCTTGAGATGGACTACAGGCGCGTCGTGATTGTGGACGAGGGGAAGAGGGTTCTGGGAATACTTACCGTTGGAGACATCGTGAGGCGCTATCTGGCAAAAAACGAGAAGCTGAAGAATGTGACGATTGAGAAGTACTACCAGAAGAACGTCGGTCTCGTCTGGCAGGGCACTCCCCTCAAGGCAGCACTCAAGGCGCTCCTGCTCTGCAACGCCATGGCAATTCCGGTTATAGACGATGAGGGCAACCTCGTGGGGATGGTCGACGAAACCGACCTCCTCAAGGACAGCGAGGTTGTGAGGGTCATGAAGCAGACGGCGCTGGCGGCCTCAAGTGAGGAGGACTGGATACTGGAGAGCAATCCGACACTGCTCTTTGAGAAGGCAGAGCTCCAGCTTCCCAAGAAGCCCGTGTCCGAGATAATGAACCGCGAGCTCGTAGTTGCGACGCCCCACATGAGCGTCTACGACGTCGCCCAGAAGATGGTGCAGTACCACATCGAGCAACTCCCGGTCATCAGGGGCGAGGGCGAGCTCGTGGGCATCATCAGGGACATGGACATCATAAAGGTCATCCTTAACAAGTGA
- a CDS encoding homoserine dehydrogenase, with the protein MKEIKLSIFGFGNVGRAVVRVLLEKGALFREKYGVEFKIVSVADTSGVVWLPEGIDPREALIIKENFGKLSAWTNDYEVYNFTPGEAVREIDSDIVIDVTNDKNAHTWHLAALKDGKAVVTSNKPPLAFHYAELMKEAEGRNLPYLFEATVMAGTPIITLLRDGLKGDTVERIEAVLNATTTFILSRMEAGLDFEEALREAQALGIAERDPSGDILGIDAGYKATILHCLAFHPLTFDRVKRRGIGGITPEEVRRVQGRGNTLRLVAEVEDGAVAVEPREVPRKSPLAVESHENAAIIKTDLLGELVIKGAGAGLKETASGVVSDIIKAALRV; encoded by the coding sequence GTGAAGGAGATAAAGCTCTCCATTTTCGGCTTTGGAAACGTTGGGAGGGCCGTTGTAAGGGTTTTGCTGGAGAAGGGGGCGCTCTTCCGAGAGAAATACGGGGTAGAATTCAAGATTGTGAGCGTGGCAGATACCAGCGGAGTTGTCTGGCTTCCAGAGGGCATAGACCCCAGGGAGGCGCTCATCATCAAAGAGAACTTCGGAAAACTATCGGCATGGACGAACGACTATGAGGTCTACAACTTTACACCCGGCGAAGCAGTCAGGGAGATAGATTCGGATATCGTTATAGACGTCACCAACGATAAAAACGCCCACACCTGGCATCTTGCTGCTCTGAAGGACGGCAAAGCCGTCGTCACGAGCAACAAACCGCCCCTAGCCTTTCACTACGCCGAGCTGATGAAGGAGGCTGAAGGGAGGAACCTGCCCTATCTCTTCGAGGCCACCGTGATGGCGGGGACGCCGATAATAACCCTCCTCCGCGATGGGCTGAAGGGAGACACCGTTGAGCGGATAGAGGCGGTTCTAAACGCCACAACCACGTTCATTCTAAGCCGGATGGAGGCAGGGCTTGATTTTGAGGAAGCACTAAGGGAAGCCCAGGCTCTCGGGATAGCCGAGCGTGACCCCAGCGGGGACATACTGGGAATAGACGCGGGATACAAAGCCACCATCCTGCACTGCCTTGCGTTTCACCCTCTGACGTTCGATAGGGTGAAAAGACGGGGAATAGGAGGGATAACCCCGGAGGAGGTCAGACGTGTCCAAGGAAGGGGGAACACCCTACGGCTCGTGGCAGAGGTTGAAGACGGAGCGGTCGCAGTGGAGCCCAGGGAAGTCCCGAGAAAGAGCCCCCTGGCTGTTGAAAGCCACGAGAATGCTGCGATAATAAAAACCGACCTGCTTGGAGAGCTGGTCATCAAAGGAGCTGGGGCTGGACTAAAAGAGACGGCGAGCGGTGTGGTGAGCGACATCATAAAGGCGGCTCTGAGGGTTTAG
- a CDS encoding ASCH domain-containing protein, whose translation MEHVIALHQVYAELIFRGLKTVELRKARAFSEGDTVFLYVARGNPYELRDTLRRLGLHEEQTLTQRGTIAGGFEVGEVIKADLDTLWEMTKETSGLALVHGENGKRWLGEYIKEHGYAFTIERPFLFKEPMSREEMRERYGVHVEGIIHLSRKTRKPWVRALIEDLLARDAVYL comes from the coding sequence ATGGAGCACGTGATAGCGCTCCACCAGGTCTACGCGGAGCTGATATTCCGCGGGCTTAAGACGGTAGAGCTGAGAAAGGCCAGGGCATTCAGTGAGGGGGACACCGTTTTCCTCTACGTGGCGAGGGGAAACCCCTATGAGCTTCGCGATACCCTCAGAAGGCTCGGTCTCCACGAGGAGCAGACGCTGACTCAGAGGGGAACGATAGCCGGCGGCTTCGAGGTGGGAGAGGTAATAAAGGCCGACCTCGACACGCTCTGGGAGATGACGAAGGAAACCAGCGGTTTGGCCCTTGTTCACGGCGAGAACGGGAAGCGCTGGCTGGGAGAGTACATCAAGGAGCACGGCTACGCCTTCACAATAGAGAGGCCTTTCCTCTTCAAAGAGCCGATGAGCAGGGAGGAGATGAGGGAGCGCTATGGAGTCCACGTTGAGGGCATAATCCACCTCTCAAGAAAAACCAGAAAGCCATGGGTGAGGGCCCTCATAGAGGATCTCCTCGCTAGAGATGCAGTATATCTCTAG
- a CDS encoding ZPR1 zinc finger domain-containing protein produces the protein MTEREGEIQEIRLGNCPICGGKGTLKALQYVHDIPYFGKVMESTIICERCGYRNADVMILEDRPPKLYSVKIEEEKDLFTRVVRSKSGTIELEEIGVKIEPGPAAEGFVSNVEGVLERVRETLIMAKHFREQEGDKEAVRKAEEILDYIEEVKEGKKPLTVRIMDPLGNSALIGEKVKSRLLTQEEIKSLSLGPYVLVEPEEDEEKGG, from the coding sequence ATGACCGAGAGGGAAGGTGAGATTCAGGAAATCCGGCTGGGTAACTGTCCAATCTGCGGCGGCAAGGGTACTCTCAAGGCCCTCCAGTACGTTCACGACATCCCCTACTTCGGGAAGGTCATGGAGAGCACGATAATCTGTGAGCGTTGTGGATATAGAAACGCGGACGTCATGATACTGGAGGACAGACCGCCGAAACTCTACAGCGTGAAGATTGAGGAGGAAAAAGACCTCTTCACCCGCGTCGTCAGGAGCAAGAGCGGAACCATCGAGCTGGAGGAGATAGGGGTCAAGATAGAACCCGGGCCTGCCGCTGAAGGCTTCGTCAGCAACGTTGAGGGAGTTCTTGAGAGGGTTCGTGAGACCCTCATAATGGCCAAGCACTTCAGAGAGCAGGAGGGGGATAAGGAGGCCGTCAGAAAAGCCGAGGAGATACTCGATTATATCGAAGAGGTGAAGGAGGGCAAAAAACCGCTCACCGTGAGGATCATGGATCCCCTCGGCAACAGCGCCCTCATCGGCGAGAAGGTAAAGAGCCGGCTTTTGACGCAGGAGGAAATCAAGAGCCTCAGTCTCGGCCCATACGTCCTCGTTGAGCCGGAAGAGGACGAAGAAAAGGGTGGCTAG
- a CDS encoding cell division protein SepF, with amino-acid sequence MGLFDSLKKKDEKAKKKPPAAIKKEVAPRRDIDVIPLEEDVLAKEIVKPQVRYLKKIVVTSYADLERISEELQNGNIILVDLTPLEVKPEVLEKVAEQIKGMVSALGGQAAKICKHEIKLILVPADIRIAK; translated from the coding sequence ATGGGATTGTTTGACAGCCTCAAAAAGAAGGACGAAAAGGCCAAGAAGAAGCCGCCCGCGGCGATTAAAAAGGAGGTAGCTCCCAGGCGTGACATCGATGTCATTCCTCTTGAGGAGGATGTTCTTGCTAAGGAGATAGTCAAGCCCCAGGTCAGGTACCTCAAGAAGATCGTCGTTACCAGCTATGCCGACCTTGAGAGAATCTCAGAGGAGCTCCAGAACGGCAACATAATTCTGGTCGACCTCACCCCGCTCGAGGTCAAGCCGGAGGTTCTTGAGAAGGTCGCCGAGCAGATAAAGGGAATGGTCAGTGCCCTCGGTGGACAGGCCGCTAAAATCTGCAAGCACGAGATAAAGCTGATTCTCGTCCCGGCGGACATAAGGATTGCCAAGTGA
- the rrp42 gene encoding exosome complex protein Rrp42 has protein sequence MEVMASIMRDHILSLLKEGRRIDGRGLEDYRDLEVRVNVIEKAEGSAWVRLGNTQVLVGIKVDMGEPFPDLPEKGVITTNVELVPLASPSFEPGPPDENAIELARVVDRGIRESQAVELEKLVIVPGKLVRVVFIDVHVLDYDGNLLDASGIGAIAALLSTKMPKVIYDEEKDEVQVLDEYEPLPVSRVPIPVTIAKIGGNLLADPNLDEERVMDGRITITTDENGMISSVQKSEGGSFKLEEVMYAVDLALKKAAEIREKVLEAVKAE, from the coding sequence ATGGAAGTGATGGCCAGCATAATGCGCGACCACATCCTGAGCCTCCTCAAGGAGGGCAGGCGCATAGATGGCCGCGGTCTTGAAGACTACCGTGACCTTGAGGTCAGGGTCAACGTCATTGAGAAGGCGGAAGGTTCGGCGTGGGTGAGGCTCGGCAACACCCAGGTTCTCGTCGGCATAAAGGTCGATATGGGTGAGCCCTTCCCCGACCTCCCCGAGAAGGGCGTTATAACCACCAACGTCGAGCTCGTGCCGCTCGCTTCCCCGAGCTTTGAACCCGGTCCGCCGGACGAGAACGCCATAGAGCTGGCCAGAGTCGTGGACAGGGGCATAAGGGAGAGCCAGGCGGTGGAGCTTGAGAAGCTCGTCATCGTCCCCGGTAAGCTCGTCCGCGTTGTCTTCATCGACGTCCACGTCCTCGACTACGACGGAAACCTCCTCGATGCCAGCGGAATTGGCGCCATAGCGGCCCTGCTGAGCACGAAGATGCCGAAGGTCATCTACGACGAGGAGAAGGACGAGGTTCAGGTTCTCGACGAGTACGAGCCGCTTCCGGTAAGCAGAGTGCCTATTCCGGTGACCATAGCCAAGATCGGCGGCAACCTGCTGGCCGACCCGAACCTCGACGAGGAGCGCGTCATGGACGGCAGGATAACCATAACCACCGACGAGAACGGCATGATTTCCTCCGTCCAGAAGAGCGAGGGAGGCAGCTTCAAACTGGAGGAGGTCATGTACGCAGTAGATTTGGCCCTGAAGAAGGCCGCCGAGATAAGGGAGAAGGTTCTTGAGGCCGTTAAGGCCGAGTGA
- the rrp41 gene encoding exosome complex exonuclease Rrp41 has protein sequence MMGKPEGLKLIDENGKRIDGRKKYELRPIKMEVGVLKNADGSAYVEWGKNKVLAAVYGPREIHPKHLQRPDRAILRVRYNMAPFSVEERKKPGPDRRSVEISKVIRGALEPALLLEMFPRTAIDVFIEVLQADAGTRVAGITAASLALADAGVPMRDLVAACAAGKIEGEIVLDLNKDEDNYGEADVPVAIMPLKNDITLLQMDGYLTKEEFIEAVRLAIKGAKAVYQKQREALKVKYLKIAEEVGGGE, from the coding sequence ATGATGGGCAAGCCAGAGGGTTTAAAGCTCATAGATGAGAACGGAAAGAGGATAGACGGGAGAAAGAAGTACGAACTCAGGCCTATTAAGATGGAGGTCGGCGTGCTGAAGAACGCCGACGGTTCTGCCTACGTTGAGTGGGGCAAGAACAAGGTTCTTGCCGCTGTTTACGGACCGAGGGAGATTCATCCCAAGCACCTTCAGAGGCCAGACAGGGCGATACTCCGCGTGAGGTACAACATGGCTCCCTTCAGCGTCGAGGAGAGGAAGAAGCCCGGTCCTGACAGGAGGAGTGTGGAGATAAGCAAGGTCATAAGGGGCGCCCTTGAGCCTGCGCTCCTACTTGAGATGTTCCCAAGGACTGCCATAGACGTCTTCATCGAGGTTCTACAGGCGGATGCCGGAACGCGCGTTGCCGGAATAACCGCCGCTTCCCTCGCCCTGGCGGACGCTGGAGTGCCCATGAGAGACCTGGTCGCGGCCTGCGCCGCCGGTAAGATAGAGGGCGAGATAGTCCTCGACCTCAACAAGGACGAGGACAACTACGGCGAGGCTGACGTTCCAGTGGCCATAATGCCCCTCAAGAACGACATAACGCTCCTCCAGATGGACGGCTACCTGACAAAGGAGGAGTTCATCGAGGCAGTGAGGCTCGCCATCAAGGGGGCTAAAGCAGTCTACCAGAAGCAGCGCGAGGCGCTGAAAGTCAAGTACCTCAAAATAGCCGAGGAGGTCGGTGGAGGTGAGTGA
- the rrp4 gene encoding exosome complex RNA-binding protein Rrp4, with amino-acid sequence MRRIFVKSRELVVPGTLLAQGPFKSGRGTFREGNRIYSTVVGLVEIRGDAIRVIPLEGPYIPEVGDNVLGKITDVRFSNWSVDIGAPYEANLRVQDAVEERIDILKTDLRKIFDIGDIIYARIKAYNEINQIDLTTKGMPFKGGPLRGGQIVKITPSKVPRLIGKGGSMINLIKKLTNTRIIVGQNGWVWVSGRKGELERLAIEAILKVDRESHTQGLTDRVKELLMTRLQELKERGVVEEIPRIEEQTAGEGEGE; translated from the coding sequence ATGAGACGGATTTTTGTAAAGAGTAGGGAACTTGTCGTCCCTGGGACTCTGCTTGCCCAGGGGCCGTTTAAGAGCGGAAGAGGGACGTTCAGGGAAGGCAACAGGATATACTCAACCGTCGTCGGGCTGGTGGAGATCAGGGGAGACGCCATCCGGGTGATACCCCTTGAGGGCCCGTACATACCCGAGGTTGGTGACAACGTTCTCGGCAAGATAACCGACGTCAGGTTCTCCAACTGGAGCGTGGACATAGGGGCACCCTACGAGGCCAACCTGCGTGTCCAGGACGCTGTCGAGGAGCGCATAGACATACTGAAGACCGACCTGAGGAAGATTTTCGACATCGGTGACATAATCTACGCCAGGATAAAGGCGTACAACGAGATAAACCAGATAGACCTGACCACGAAGGGTATGCCCTTCAAGGGCGGCCCGCTCAGAGGAGGGCAGATAGTCAAGATAACGCCCTCCAAGGTGCCTAGGCTCATCGGCAAGGGCGGTTCGATGATCAACCTCATCAAGAAGCTGACAAACACGAGGATAATAGTCGGCCAGAACGGCTGGGTCTGGGTCAGTGGCAGAAAGGGGGAGCTTGAGAGGCTCGCTATCGAGGCCATACTCAAGGTCGACAGAGAAAGCCACACCCAGGGGCTCACGGACAGGGTCAAGGAACTTCTCATGACGAGACTCCAGGAGCTCAAGGAACGGGGAGTCGTTGAAGAGATACCCCGGATTGAGGAGCAAACCGCTGGAGAGGGTGAAGGAGAATGA
- a CDS encoding ribosome assembly factor SBDS: protein MPISVDKAVIARLKTHGETFEILVDPYLARDFKEGKDVPVEEILATPYVFKDAHKGDKASEHEMEKIFGTSDPYEVAKIILRKGDVQLTAEQRRQMLEDKRRYIATIIHRHAVDPRTGYPHPVDRILRAMEEAGVHIDLFKDAEAQVPGVIKAIRPLLPIKLEMKVIAVKIPGDYVGRAYGEVRKFGTIKREEWASDGSWMFLIEIPGGVEEEFYEKLNALTKGNAITKLIERKGL, encoded by the coding sequence ATGCCCATAAGCGTTGATAAAGCCGTCATCGCCCGTCTGAAGACGCACGGCGAGACGTTTGAGATACTCGTTGACCCGTACCTGGCCAGGGACTTCAAGGAGGGCAAGGACGTCCCCGTTGAGGAGATCCTCGCCACTCCCTACGTTTTCAAGGACGCCCATAAGGGCGACAAGGCCAGCGAGCACGAGATGGAGAAGATATTCGGCACCAGCGACCCCTACGAGGTGGCGAAGATAATCCTCAGGAAGGGCGACGTTCAGCTCACCGCTGAGCAGAGGAGACAGATGCTTGAGGACAAGAGGCGCTACATAGCCACCATTATTCACAGACACGCCGTGGACCCGAGAACGGGTTATCCTCACCCCGTTGATAGAATCCTCCGGGCAATGGAAGAGGCTGGAGTCCACATCGACCTGTTCAAGGATGCCGAAGCGCAGGTACCTGGGGTTATCAAGGCCATAAGGCCACTTCTCCCGATAAAGCTTGAGATGAAAGTTATAGCCGTTAAGATACCGGGCGACTACGTGGGCAGGGCATACGGTGAGGTAAGGAAGTTCGGAACGATAAAGCGCGAAGAGTGGGCCAGCGACGGCTCGTGGATGTTCCTCATCGAGATCCCCGGAGGGGTCGAGGAGGAGTTCTATGAGAAGCTTAACGCCCTCACGAAGGGCAATGCGATAACTAAACTGATAGAGAGGAAGGGACTATGA
- the psmA gene encoding archaeal proteasome endopeptidase complex subunit alpha → MAFVPPQAGYDRAITVFSPDGRLFQVNYAREAVKRGATAVGVKWKEGVVLAVEKRITSKLIEPSSYEKIFQIDDHIAAAPSGIIADARVLVDRARLEAQVYRLTYGEPVPLTVLVKKICDLKQAHTQYGGVRPFGAALLMAGVNEEPELYETDPSGAYFEWKAVAIGSGRNTVMAIFEEHYTDDIDMEGAIKLAIMALAKTLEEPSPDSIEVAYITMEDKRWKKLGKEDVARYLDEILEEVKEEEVEEREEDYSELDSNY, encoded by the coding sequence ATGGCGTTTGTACCACCGCAGGCAGGTTACGACAGGGCCATTACTGTTTTCAGCCCTGACGGAAGGCTCTTCCAGGTAAACTACGCAAGAGAGGCCGTTAAGAGGGGAGCAACCGCTGTAGGAGTCAAGTGGAAGGAAGGTGTCGTTCTCGCCGTTGAAAAGAGGATAACCAGCAAGCTCATCGAGCCGAGCAGCTACGAGAAGATTTTCCAGATCGATGACCACATCGCGGCCGCTCCGAGCGGCATAATAGCCGATGCGAGGGTTCTAGTTGACAGGGCCAGGCTTGAGGCCCAGGTTTACCGCCTGACCTACGGCGAACCCGTTCCGCTCACCGTTCTGGTGAAGAAGATTTGCGACCTCAAGCAGGCCCACACCCAGTACGGCGGTGTGAGGCCCTTCGGTGCCGCCCTGCTCATGGCGGGCGTCAATGAGGAGCCCGAGCTCTACGAGACCGACCCCAGCGGGGCTTACTTCGAATGGAAGGCCGTGGCAATAGGCAGCGGAAGGAACACCGTCATGGCCATCTTTGAGGAACACTACACCGACGACATAGACATGGAAGGGGCGATAAAGCTGGCCATAATGGCGCTCGCGAAGACCCTTGAGGAGCCCAGCCCCGACAGCATAGAGGTCGCCTACATAACCATGGAAGACAAGCGCTGGAAGAAGCTCGGCAAGGAGGACGTTGCCAGGTACCTCGATGAAATCCTCGAAGAGGTCAAGGAAGAGGAAGTTGAGGAGAGGGAAGAGGACTACTCCGAGCTGGACAGCAACTACTGA
- a CDS encoding HIT family protein, translating into MECPFCNAKRETVLYDDGIIRILLDSYPASRGHLLVIPKRHVESWWGLSRKEREALLEGIELAMEKLTQTLKPDGFNVGMNLGKAAGQTVPHIHIHVIPRWEGDCAHPRGGVRKAVLDLEDENLSMRGRWEGNRLKKEEIEKLRDVFKF; encoded by the coding sequence ATGGAATGTCCGTTCTGCAACGCGAAGAGGGAGACAGTTCTTTACGATGACGGCATCATCAGGATACTCCTTGACTCCTACCCAGCCAGCAGAGGGCACCTGCTTGTCATCCCAAAGCGACACGTGGAGAGCTGGTGGGGACTGAGCAGGAAGGAGAGGGAGGCCCTGCTGGAGGGAATAGAGCTGGCGATGGAAAAACTGACCCAGACCCTGAAGCCGGACGGGTTCAACGTTGGAATGAACCTTGGAAAGGCTGCGGGGCAGACCGTTCCCCACATCCACATCCACGTCATCCCGCGCTGGGAAGGGGACTGCGCCCACCCACGAGGCGGCGTCAGAAAGGCTGTCCTCGATTTGGAGGACGAGAACCTCAGCATGAGGGGGCGGTGGGAGGGGAACAGGTTGAAGAAGGAAGAGATCGAGAAGCTCAGAGACGTCTTCAAGTTCTGA
- a CDS encoding nucleotide pyrophosphohydrolase yields MDFKELEERVVSFRDARGWAEYHTPKNLAVSVAVELGELLEHFQWEDDAEILEAAKDPAKKEAIADEIADVIIYLALLSHELGIDLDEAVERKLMKNGEKYPVRT; encoded by the coding sequence ATGGACTTCAAAGAGCTTGAGGAAAGGGTCGTCTCCTTCCGCGATGCACGGGGCTGGGCTGAGTACCACACGCCCAAAAACCTGGCGGTGTCTGTGGCAGTTGAGCTGGGCGAACTGCTTGAGCACTTCCAGTGGGAGGATGACGCCGAGATACTTGAGGCCGCGAAAGACCCGGCCAAAAAGGAGGCCATAGCCGACGAGATAGCCGATGTCATTATCTATCTCGCTCTACTCTCCCACGAGCTGGGCATAGACCTCGACGAGGCGGTTGAACGGAAGCTCATGAAAAACGGAGAAAAGTATCCGGTCAGAACTTGA
- a CDS encoding PDDEXK family nuclease: MNSVGGELMGWKRFFALALVVLFLGMTVSGASATASFVNATVNSTVTVPQEFSPEKGPRDEVQPQAVPGIVLVIGAILVDNALSLAIEHYVSPEAAMAYDALSTILAPDPTDIVRGGKWGIKILAKDGDEISRFSMGIVKDYLGHKIMVREFTKVSKENARWVVNELGKQYLEEIGEKYVKRRGMDFDEVVDSLKRIRKWLTNKNAFKEVIRRDWDVEKLEEVLNDASSVKHGGSKLIGAINRDLKKKKTLGPLYEAEVVSYLKKNGWTIKEVEKEIRDASGRTLTEVDIITKKGSDIVLIECKRNAHKISEEQLAKYAEYAINNGIRKIEVYFSEGADSPASYYYYKYRLPKEIKSKFGVDVEVFYLASEFD; the protein is encoded by the coding sequence ATGAACAGCGTTGGAGGTGAACTCATGGGTTGGAAGAGGTTTTTTGCTCTAGCCTTGGTGGTGCTCTTCTTGGGAATGACGGTCAGTGGAGCTAGTGCCACGGCAAGCTTCGTTAACGCGACGGTGAACAGTACAGTAACGGTTCCGCAGGAGTTCAGTCCGGAGAAGGGGCCAAGAGATGAGGTTCAGCCTCAGGCTGTTCCGGGAATTGTCCTGGTAATAGGTGCAATCCTCGTGGACAATGCGTTAAGTCTTGCTATCGAACATTACGTCTCTCCTGAGGCAGCAATGGCGTATGATGCACTATCCACTATTCTTGCTCCAGATCCAACAGACATCGTTCGCGGTGGAAAATGGGGAATCAAGATACTCGCGAAGGACGGGGATGAAATATCCAGATTTTCAATGGGCATCGTAAAGGACTACCTGGGACATAAAATAATGGTTAGGGAATTCACGAAAGTCAGCAAAGAAAACGCCAGGTGGGTTGTAAATGAACTGGGCAAGCAGTACCTCGAGGAGATAGGCGAGAAATACGTAAAAAGGCGTGGCATGGACTTTGATGAGGTTGTTGATAGCCTCAAAAGGATCAGGAAGTGGTTAACTAACAAGAATGCATTTAAGGAGGTTATTCGCCGAGACTGGGACGTTGAGAAGCTTGAAGAAGTACTTAACGATGCAAGCAGCGTTAAACACGGAGGAAGCAAACTCATTGGGGCCATTAATAGAGACTTAAAAAAGAAGAAAACCCTGGGTCCACTCTACGAGGCGGAAGTGGTTAGCTACCTCAAAAAGAATGGGTGGACAATAAAAGAAGTCGAGAAAGAGATTAGAGACGCATCGGGAAGAACTCTAACGGAGGTTGACATCATAACCAAGAAAGGGTCAGATATCGTGCTGATAGAGTGCAAGAGAAACGCACATAAAATAAGCGAGGAACAGCTTGCAAAGTACGCTGAGTACGCCATCAATAATGGAATCAGAAAGATTGAGGTGTACTTCTCCGAGGGAGCTGACAGCCCCGCGTCTTATTACTACTACAAATATCGCCTGCCAAAAGAGATAAAGTCCAAGTTCGGAGTGGACGTTGAAGTATTCTACTTGGCTTCAGAATTCGACTGA